One region of Syntrophobacter fumaroxidans MPOB genomic DNA includes:
- a CDS encoding SDR family oxidoreductase, with the protein MSAMEAATESLRQSPRTWLVTGVAGFIGSNLLERLLQLDQRVVGLDNFFSGSPRNLAEVKSSVGPGKWERFTFAEGDVRDPKACLEACRGVDYVLHQAGFCSVPASIDEPALCNEVNVCGTVNMLTAARDLGVGRFVYASSSSVYGDSPELPEKEEVIGRPLSPYSVTKRTGELYAAAFAATCGLEAVGLRYFNVFGPRQAAGGAYGAVIPAWISAMIRGEACFINGTGETSRDFCYVENAVQANLLAATTGNAQAVNQVYNVAFGESTSLNELFQMLLDRLSPHNARLEDYRPVHRDFRPGDIMHSVADIGRARELLGYEPTHDVAAGLDAALEWYTRNLP; encoded by the coding sequence TTGAGCGCCATGGAAGCCGCCACGGAAAGCCTTCGACAGTCGCCCCGGACATGGCTTGTCACGGGTGTGGCCGGGTTCATCGGTTCCAACCTGTTGGAACGCCTCCTCCAGCTTGACCAGCGAGTGGTCGGGCTGGACAATTTTTTTTCGGGGTCTCCTCGGAACCTCGCTGAAGTGAAATCGTCGGTCGGCCCAGGGAAATGGGAACGATTCACCTTTGCGGAAGGGGATGTCCGTGACCCGAAGGCCTGCCTGGAAGCCTGCCGCGGAGTGGATTACGTCCTGCACCAGGCGGGATTCTGCTCGGTGCCCGCCTCGATCGACGAACCCGCTTTGTGCAACGAGGTCAACGTCTGCGGTACGGTCAACATGCTGACGGCGGCACGCGACCTGGGGGTCGGGCGGTTTGTCTACGCATCCAGCAGTTCGGTGTATGGAGACAGCCCTGAGCTGCCCGAGAAAGAGGAGGTCATCGGCAGGCCGTTGTCCCCTTATTCCGTCACCAAGCGGACCGGCGAGCTCTATGCCGCGGCTTTTGCCGCGACCTGCGGGCTTGAAGCCGTCGGGCTGCGCTATTTCAACGTATTCGGTCCGCGGCAGGCTGCCGGCGGAGCCTATGGAGCCGTCATTCCGGCATGGATTTCGGCAATGATCCGCGGGGAGGCCTGCTTCATCAACGGAACAGGCGAAACGAGCCGCGATTTTTGTTACGTGGAAAACGCCGTCCAGGCCAACCTGCTTGCCGCGACCACAGGCAACGCCCAAGCCGTAAACCAAGTCTACAACGTCGCCTTCGGCGAGAGTACAAGCCTGAATGAGCTTTTTCAGATGCTTCTTGACAGACTGTCTCCGCACAATGCTCGTCTCGAGGACTATCGCCCGGTCCACCGGGATTTTCGCCCGGGCGACATCATGCACTCCGTTGCCGACATCGGCAGGGCTCGCGAGCTGCTGGGCTACGAGCCCACTCACGACGTTGCGGCCGGCCTGGACGCGGCGCTGGAATGGTACACGAGAAATCTCCCGTGA
- a CDS encoding nucleotide sugar dehydrogenase: MQKSNPPKASDTSASSAGPVEPACSTCPAGEAFALPSPEDYETELERLRKLAREQRLMGREIVVVMGVGFVGAVMAGVIADSTDPRTGGPTRFVIGMQRPSPRSFWKIPYLNRGIAPVQAEDPEVAPLIARCVNEKHTLTATFTYDALTLADVVVVDVQCDYHKETLGDVRQGHADIVALEDSLKVIGDKIPPECLVLIETTVPPGATEYVAYPIIKKAFARRGVQSEPLIAHSFERVMPGRNYVASIRDFWRVCSGINEESRRRVQEFLSGVLNVAEFPLTVLDRPLESETCKIIENSYRATILAFLHEWSLFAERNGVDLIKVIEAIKVRPTHSNMIFPGPGIGGYCLPKDGGLGVWAYQTLMGFEDDIFKITPQAIDINDTRALHVAQLVRDGLRNMGRIVAASKIALLGASYREDVGDTRYSGSELIVRKLTEMGADVAVHDPYVRHWWEFEKQDTYPSPGHSRSRFFRNQERLSELRVDDDLAETLKEADAVVLAVRHKPYESLTPEQVVEMTGRPVAVVDCFGMLNDAKIRRFFELRCEVKGLGRGHIQRIKEEVRGTR; this comes from the coding sequence ATGCAAAAATCGAATCCACCCAAAGCTTCGGACACATCCGCTTCCTCCGCGGGGCCCGTTGAACCCGCCTGCTCGACCTGTCCCGCAGGGGAAGCGTTCGCCCTGCCCTCTCCCGAAGACTACGAAACCGAGCTCGAGCGCCTGCGGAAGCTGGCGCGCGAACAACGTCTCATGGGACGCGAGATCGTCGTGGTGATGGGCGTGGGGTTCGTGGGGGCCGTTATGGCCGGCGTTATCGCCGACTCAACGGATCCGCGAACGGGAGGCCCCACCCGGTTCGTCATCGGGATGCAGCGCCCGTCCCCCCGCTCCTTCTGGAAGATTCCGTACCTCAACCGCGGGATTGCGCCGGTTCAGGCGGAGGACCCCGAGGTTGCGCCGCTCATCGCGCGTTGCGTCAACGAGAAGCACACCCTCACGGCGACGTTCACCTACGATGCGCTGACCCTGGCGGATGTGGTCGTGGTGGACGTTCAGTGCGACTATCATAAGGAGACCCTCGGGGATGTGCGCCAGGGGCATGCCGACATCGTCGCGCTGGAAGACAGCCTCAAGGTCATCGGCGACAAGATCCCGCCGGAGTGCCTGGTGCTTATCGAGACCACGGTCCCGCCCGGGGCGACGGAATATGTGGCCTACCCCATCATCAAGAAAGCGTTCGCGCGGCGCGGGGTGCAATCGGAGCCGCTCATCGCGCATTCCTTCGAGCGGGTCATGCCGGGGCGCAACTACGTGGCTTCCATCCGCGATTTCTGGCGCGTGTGCAGCGGCATCAACGAGGAATCCCGGCGCAGGGTTCAGGAGTTCCTGTCCGGCGTGCTCAACGTCGCCGAATTTCCCCTGACCGTGCTGGACCGGCCCCTGGAAAGCGAGACCTGCAAGATCATCGAGAATTCCTACCGGGCCACGATTTTGGCCTTTCTTCATGAATGGAGCCTGTTTGCGGAGCGCAACGGCGTCGACCTCATCAAGGTGATCGAAGCCATCAAGGTACGGCCGACCCATTCGAACATGATCTTTCCCGGGCCCGGAATCGGCGGCTACTGCCTGCCCAAGGACGGGGGGCTGGGGGTCTGGGCTTACCAGACGCTGATGGGCTTTGAGGACGACATTTTCAAGATCACGCCGCAGGCCATCGACATCAACGACACACGGGCCCTTCACGTGGCGCAGCTGGTGCGTGACGGGCTCCGCAACATGGGCCGGATCGTCGCCGCGTCCAAGATAGCGCTGCTCGGGGCGTCGTACCGGGAGGACGTGGGAGACACCCGGTACAGCGGTTCGGAGCTGATCGTCCGCAAGCTCACCGAAATGGGGGCCGACGTGGCCGTTCACGACCCGTACGTGCGCCACTGGTGGGAATTCGAGAAGCAGGACACCTACCCCTCACCGGGGCATTCGCGGTCGAGGTTCTTCCGGAACCAGGAAAGGCTCTCGGAGCTCAGAGTCGACGACGACCTTGCCGAGACCCTCAAGGAAGCCGACGCGGTGGTCCTGGCCGTGCGCCATAAGCCTTACGAATCCCTGACGCCGGAACAGGTCGTCGAGATGACGGGGCGTCCCGTGGCCGTGGTGGACTGTTTCGGCATGCTCAACGATGCGAAGATCCGCCGCTTCTTCGAGCTCCGGTGCGAGGTGAAGGGGCTCGGGCGGGGGCACATTCAGCGCATCAAGGAAGAAGTGAGGGGGACGCGCTGA